In Streptomyces sp. NBC_01408, one DNA window encodes the following:
- a CDS encoding ROK family transcriptional regulator: MPGTPPAPGTPSLLRVMNDRAALDLLLEHGPLSRTTIGRLTGLSKPTASQLLARLESAGLVVATGTDQGRPGPSAQLYALNARAAHVGGLDVTPQGITAAVADVTGEVVGRFELPSAAGAAAVDQVTEALAGAVKAAGLHRGDLHRLVIATPGAFDPQTGQLRYAGHLPGWQSLTLLDELAAALPMPVEYENDVNLAAVAEQRLGAARGHQDFVLLWNEDGLGAALVLGGRLHRGWTGGAGEVGFLPVPGHPLVRQVARANTGGYQELAGVQVLPRLAAELGIEAGPEHAAPGGAEAPGEPQGTGAPDGPRVGHGPEVAAAVALLERAAATPEGPYLRFLESYATVLATGLASLVAVLDPEIVVLSGAAITAGGDPLRTLLEAELGELAPARPRLVTGEVRERPVLRGALESALAATRDEVFDTSR, encoded by the coding sequence ATGCCCGGCACCCCGCCCGCCCCCGGCACGCCCAGCCTGCTGCGCGTCATGAACGACCGCGCCGCCCTGGACCTGCTGCTGGAGCACGGCCCGCTGTCCCGGACGACCATCGGCCGGCTCACCGGGCTCAGCAAGCCCACCGCCTCCCAGCTGCTGGCCCGCCTGGAATCCGCCGGACTCGTCGTCGCCACCGGGACCGACCAGGGCCGCCCGGGCCCCAGCGCCCAGCTGTACGCGCTCAACGCCCGCGCGGCGCACGTCGGCGGGCTCGACGTCACCCCGCAGGGGATCACCGCGGCCGTCGCCGACGTCACGGGCGAGGTGGTCGGCCGCTTCGAGCTCCCCTCGGCGGCGGGCGCCGCGGCCGTCGACCAGGTCACCGAGGCCCTCGCCGGAGCCGTCAAGGCCGCCGGGCTGCACCGCGGCGACCTGCACCGCCTCGTCATCGCCACCCCGGGCGCCTTCGACCCGCAGACCGGCCAGCTGCGCTACGCCGGCCACCTCCCCGGCTGGCAGTCCCTCACCCTCCTCGACGAGCTGGCCGCGGCCCTGCCGATGCCGGTCGAGTACGAGAACGACGTCAACCTCGCCGCCGTCGCCGAACAGCGGCTCGGCGCGGCCCGCGGCCACCAGGACTTCGTCCTGCTCTGGAACGAGGACGGCCTCGGCGCCGCCCTGGTGCTCGGCGGCCGGCTGCACCGAGGCTGGACCGGCGGCGCGGGCGAGGTGGGCTTCCTGCCCGTGCCCGGCCATCCCCTGGTCCGCCAGGTCGCCCGGGCCAACACCGGCGGCTACCAGGAACTGGCCGGCGTACAGGTGCTGCCGCGGCTCGCCGCCGAACTGGGCATCGAGGCCGGACCGGAGCATGCCGCCCCCGGCGGCGCCGAGGCCCCCGGCGAACCGCAGGGCACCGGCGCCCCGGACGGCCCGCGGGTCGGGCACGGCCCGGAGGTCGCCGCCGCCGTCGCGCTGCTGGAACGGGCCGCCGCCACGCCCGAGGGGCCGTACCTGCGCTTCCTGGAGTCGTACGCCACCGTGCTCGCCACCGGTCTCGCCTCGCTCGTCGCCGTACTGGATCCCGAGATCGTGGTCCTGTCCGGGGCCGCCATCACCGCGGGCGGCGACCCGCTGCGCACCCTGCTGGAGGCCGAACTCGGCGAACTGGCCCCCGCCCGGCCCCGGCTGGTCACCGGCGAGGTGCGCGAACGGCCGGTGCTGCGGGGTGCGCTGGAGAGCGCCCTGGCCGCCACCCGGGACGAGGTGTTCGACACCTCGCGCTGA
- a CDS encoding mechanosensitive ion channel family protein produces MSATLKDTHQSVTNAASFIEENWATWLGIGLRILLIVVIAAALRSVVRKALTKLINRMNTSAEAVEGTALGGLLVNAERRRQRSEAIGSVLRSVASFLILGTAALMVLAALKIDLAPLLASAGVAGVAIGFGARNLVTDFLSGVFMIMEDQYGVGDKIDAGVASGEVIEVGLRVTKLRGDNGEIWYVRNGEIKRIGNLSQGWATAGVDVQVKPSESLPRIREVVQSVADTLAKESPWDERLWGPVEVLGLDEVLLASMTVKVSAKTMPGQQFAVERELRWRIKEAFDAAGIQIIGGLPAGDEDEAPADSSAAVAAPSALANPASPQSLATAPIPPPAAPGAPRITK; encoded by the coding sequence GTGTCCGCCACCCTCAAGGACACCCACCAGAGCGTCACCAACGCCGCGAGCTTCATCGAGGAGAACTGGGCCACCTGGCTGGGCATCGGCCTGCGCATCCTGCTGATCGTCGTGATCGCGGCGGCGCTGCGCTCGGTGGTCCGCAAGGCGCTGACCAAGCTGATAAACCGGATGAACACCAGCGCCGAGGCGGTGGAGGGCACCGCGCTCGGCGGGCTTCTGGTCAATGCCGAGCGGCGCCGCCAGCGGTCGGAGGCGATCGGCTCGGTACTGCGTTCGGTCGCTTCCTTCCTGATCCTCGGCACGGCCGCGCTGATGGTGCTGGCCGCGCTGAAGATCGATCTGGCTCCGCTGCTGGCGAGCGCCGGTGTGGCCGGTGTGGCCATCGGTTTCGGCGCGCGGAACCTGGTGACGGACTTCCTGTCCGGCGTGTTCATGATCATGGAGGACCAGTACGGCGTCGGGGACAAGATCGACGCGGGGGTGGCCTCCGGCGAGGTCATAGAGGTCGGCCTGCGGGTGACCAAGCTGCGCGGGGACAACGGCGAGATCTGGTACGTGCGCAACGGCGAGATCAAGCGGATCGGGAACCTCAGCCAGGGCTGGGCGACGGCGGGCGTGGACGTCCAGGTCAAGCCGTCGGAGAGCCTGCCCCGGATCCGCGAGGTGGTGCAGTCGGTCGCCGACACGCTGGCCAAGGAGTCCCCGTGGGACGAGCGCCTGTGGGGCCCGGTAGAGGTACTGGGCCTGGACGAGGTGCTGCTCGCCTCCATGACGGTGAAGGTGTCGGCCAAGACGATGCCGGGCCAGCAGTTCGCGGTGGAGCGGGAGCTGCGCTGGCGGATCAAGGAGGCCTTCGACGCGGCGGGCATCCAGATCATCGGCGGTCTGCCCGCCGGGGACGAGGACGAGGCCCCGGCGGACTCCTCGGCGGCCGTCGCCGCGCCCTCGGCGCTGGCTAACCCGGCCTCCCCGCAGTCCCTGGCCACCGCCCCGATCCCGCCGCCGGCCGCGCCCGGCGCCCCGAGGATCACCAAGTAA
- a CDS encoding HNH endonuclease, with translation MPHVLVLNASYEPLGVVPLRRALVLVLENKAISLEESGAYLHSATRAVPAPSVVRLKRFVRVPYRGPVPLTRRALFARDGGRCMYCGGVATSVDHVIPRSRGGQHAWDNVVAACRRCNHVKADRHLLELGWRLRHQPAPPSGLAWRIIGTGHRDPRWMPYLQPYGAEDALERIGVASAS, from the coding sequence GTGCCGCACGTCCTGGTCCTCAATGCGTCGTACGAGCCGCTCGGCGTCGTACCGCTCCGCCGCGCGCTCGTCCTCGTCCTGGAGAACAAAGCGATCTCCCTGGAGGAATCCGGCGCCTATCTGCACAGCGCGACGAGAGCCGTCCCCGCTCCCAGCGTGGTCCGGCTCAAGCGCTTTGTGCGGGTCCCCTACCGGGGGCCCGTTCCTCTCACCCGGCGCGCCCTGTTCGCCCGGGACGGCGGCCGCTGCATGTACTGCGGCGGCGTCGCCACCAGCGTCGACCACGTCATCCCGCGCAGCCGGGGTGGCCAGCACGCGTGGGACAACGTCGTCGCCGCGTGCCGCCGCTGCAACCACGTCAAGGCCGACCGGCACCTGCTGGAACTGGGCTGGCGGCTGCGCCACCAGCCGGCGCCGCCGTCGGGCCTGGCCTGGCGCATCATCGGCACGGGGCACCGGGACCCCCGGTGGATGCCGTACCTCCAGCCGTACGGGGCCGAGGATGCGCTGGAGCGCATCGGGGTGGCGTCGGCGTCCTGA
- a CDS encoding beta-N-acetylglucosaminidase domain-containing protein, producing the protein MQLRGRKRTTAAAVAVIGSLLGGAVAAAPPGALTAPSVPAGPAPDQAPPAAAGPLLDPGADTPRSAAEGPAVWPRPQSMTADPARAVPLGSEAVLVAPADADPYAVQVVRDALRGAGVRTLHERAPGEPLPGRGAVVRVQGPGAEEALRALGAAEAGDLPGGGYRLAVGRPGGRDTVALAGVGGDGLFHAAQTLRQLLAAGGAKVPGVLVRDWPTAPVRGITEGFFGQPWSQEQRLAQLDFMGRTKQNRLLLAPGDDPYRTTEWRQDYPVEAQAEFRALAERARANRVVLAWAVTPGQSMCLSSAADRAALARKLDAMWALGFRAFQVQFPDVSYSEWGCAADRERYGKGPAAAAKAHAEVAGALAAHLAARQPGGAPLSLLPTEYFQEGATAYRTALAGALDGRVEVAWTGVGVVPRTITGKELAGARSALGHPLVTMDNYPVNDWDPGRVFLGPYTGRDPVVAGGSAALLANAMPQGTLSRIPLFTAADYAWNPRGYRAGESWAAAVRELAGPDPRARQAVAALAGNSASSGLKQEESAYLKPLVEQFWRARAAGDPNAGAELREALTVLREAPARLPALSDEAGPWLDRLSRYGTAGVLALDVLQAQARGDGTAAWRSARELAAARGKLAEPGTARLDRAVLDPFLQQAAAEADAWTGATRTTGTVTREPQAWTVRLDSARPVAAVTVMTDPLPAGAAGASVEAHVPGEGWRGLATAAASGWTQVDTAGLRADAVRLSWPGAAPAVHRVVPWLGDGPQTRFELADGALADAEIGGAPRRVSAELSALGPGEVRGPLSARPPAGIEVRLPQSAVAPRGANVSIPVEVSVAATTAPGSYQVPVTFNGESRTLTVRAVLRTGGPDLLRTARASSSADETPGFPASAAVDGSPATRWSSPPVEGAWWRAELPAPARIGRLELHWQEAYPSAYRVETSADGVTWRVAAAVTAARGGRESLRLDAPGTRFIRVTSERRATQYGISLWSAEAYAVTP; encoded by the coding sequence GTGCAGCTCAGGGGCAGGAAGCGGACGACGGCCGCGGCCGTCGCCGTGATCGGGTCGCTGCTGGGCGGGGCCGTCGCGGCCGCGCCGCCCGGGGCCCTGACGGCGCCGTCCGTCCCGGCGGGCCCGGCGCCGGACCAGGCTCCCCCCGCCGCCGCCGGGCCGCTGCTCGATCCCGGCGCGGACACCCCGCGCAGCGCAGCCGAGGGCCCGGCCGTCTGGCCCCGGCCGCAGTCGATGACGGCCGATCCGGCGCGCGCGGTGCCCCTGGGCTCCGAGGCCGTGCTGGTGGCGCCGGCCGACGCGGATCCGTACGCCGTCCAGGTGGTGCGCGACGCCCTGCGCGGGGCGGGCGTACGGACCCTGCACGAGCGGGCCCCCGGGGAGCCGCTGCCCGGCCGGGGCGCCGTCGTACGGGTCCAGGGCCCGGGCGCCGAGGAGGCGTTGCGGGCGCTGGGCGCGGCCGAGGCGGGCGATCTGCCGGGCGGGGGCTACCGGCTGGCCGTGGGGCGGCCCGGCGGCCGGGACACGGTCGCGCTGGCCGGCGTGGGCGGGGACGGGCTGTTCCACGCGGCGCAGACGCTGCGTCAGCTGCTGGCCGCGGGCGGGGCGAAGGTGCCCGGGGTGCTGGTGCGGGACTGGCCGACGGCGCCCGTCCGGGGGATCACCGAGGGCTTCTTCGGGCAGCCGTGGAGCCAGGAGCAGCGCCTGGCGCAGCTGGACTTCATGGGCCGCACCAAGCAGAACCGGCTGCTGCTCGCGCCCGGCGACGACCCGTACCGGACCACGGAGTGGCGCCAGGACTACCCCGTCGAGGCGCAGGCGGAGTTCCGCGCGCTGGCGGAACGGGCCCGCGCCAACCGGGTCGTGCTGGCCTGGGCGGTCACCCCCGGCCAGTCGATGTGCCTGTCCTCGGCGGCCGACCGGGCGGCCCTGGCGCGCAAGCTGGACGCGATGTGGGCGCTGGGGTTCCGGGCGTTCCAGGTGCAGTTCCCGGACGTCAGCTACTCGGAGTGGGGCTGCGCGGCCGACCGGGAGCGGTACGGGAAGGGCCCCGCGGCGGCCGCGAAGGCGCACGCGGAGGTCGCGGGCGCACTCGCGGCGCACCTGGCCGCCCGGCAGCCGGGCGGGGCCCCGCTGTCGCTGCTGCCGACCGAGTACTTCCAGGAGGGCGCCACGGCCTACCGGACGGCCCTGGCGGGCGCGCTGGACGGGCGGGTGGAGGTCGCCTGGACGGGCGTGGGCGTGGTCCCGCGCACGATCACCGGGAAGGAACTGGCCGGGGCGCGCTCGGCGCTGGGCCATCCGCTGGTCACCATGGACAACTACCCGGTCAACGACTGGGACCCCGGCCGGGTCTTCCTGGGCCCGTACACGGGCCGCGACCCGGTGGTCGCGGGCGGCTCGGCCGCGCTGCTGGCCAACGCGATGCCGCAGGGCACCCTGTCCCGCATCCCGCTGTTCACGGCGGCGGACTACGCGTGGAACCCGCGCGGCTACCGGGCCGGCGAGTCCTGGGCCGCGGCGGTGCGCGAGCTGGCGGGCCCGGACCCCCGGGCGCGCCAGGCGGTGGCGGCGCTGGCCGGGAACTCCGCCTCCTCCGGCCTCAAGCAGGAGGAGTCGGCCTACCTCAAGCCGCTGGTCGAGCAGTTCTGGCGGGCCCGCGCCGCGGGCGACCCGAACGCCGGGGCCGAGCTCCGCGAGGCGTTGACCGTGCTGCGCGAGGCCCCGGCGCGCCTCCCGGCCCTGTCGGACGAGGCCGGGCCCTGGCTGGATCGGCTCTCGCGCTACGGAACGGCCGGCGTGCTGGCGCTGGACGTGCTCCAGGCCCAGGCCCGCGGCGACGGGACGGCGGCCTGGCGGTCGGCGCGGGAACTGGCCGCCGCCCGCGGAAAGCTGGCGGAGCCGGGCACGGCCCGGCTCGACCGGGCCGTCCTGGATCCCTTCCTCCAGCAGGCCGCGGCCGAGGCCGACGCCTGGACGGGGGCCACCCGTACGACGGGCACGGTGACCCGGGAGCCGCAGGCCTGGACGGTACGGCTGGACTCCGCGCGCCCGGTGGCGGCCGTGACGGTGATGACGGACCCGCTCCCGGCCGGGGCGGCGGGGGCATCGGTGGAGGCCCATGTGCCCGGCGAGGGCTGGCGCGGCCTCGCCACGGCGGCGGCGTCCGGCTGGACCCAGGTGGACACGGCCGGGCTGCGCGCGGACGCGGTCCGGCTGTCGTGGCCGGGGGCCGCCCCGGCGGTCCACCGGGTGGTCCCGTGGCTCGGGGACGGCCCGCAGACGCGCTTCGAGCTGGCGGACGGGGCCCTGGCCGACGCGGAGATCGGCGGCGCACCCCGGCGGGTGTCGGCGGAGCTGTCCGCCCTGGGGCCCGGCGAGGTCCGCGGTCCGCTGTCGGCCCGGCCGCCCGCGGGCATCGAGGTCCGCCTGCCGCAGAGCGCGGTGGCCCCGCGCGGGGCGAACGTCTCGATCCCGGTGGAGGTGTCGGTCGCCGCGACGACCGCGCCGGGCAGCTACCAGGTGCCGGTGACCTTCAACGGGGAGTCGCGCACGCTGACGGTGCGGGCGGTGCTCCGTACCGGCGGCCCGGACCTGCTGCGCACCGCGCGGGCCTCCTCCTCGGCGGACGAGACCCCGGGCTTCCCGGCCTCGGCGGCCGTGGACGGCTCCCCGGCCACCCGCTGGTCCTCACCGCCGGTGGAGGGCGCCTGGTGGCGGGCGGAGCTGCCCGCCCCGGCCCGGATCGGCCGGCTCGAACTCCACTGGCAGGAGGCGTACCCCTCGGCGTACCGGGTGGAGACCTCGGCGGACGGGGTGACCTGGCGGGTGGCGGCGGCCGTCACGGCCGCGCGGGGCGGCCGCGAGTCGCTCCGGCTGGACGCGCCCGGCACCCGGTTCATCAGGGTGACGTCCGAGCGCCGCGCGACGCAGTACGGCATCTCGCTCTGGTCGGCGGAGGCCTACGCGGTCACCCCGTAG
- a CDS encoding 4-alpha-glucanotransferase, with product MDDLDRLAALHGIATAYQPAKDVTVQVPRATVTAVLGLLGVVVDTPEDVRVRREAAEQEAAARLLPPVLVHWEGGPPPPALAALPPGTRIRLEPEGAPQEPAEWVTGPAGPLPQGLPLGVHRITATLPDGRTAAAALVAAPDRAPAAPERAHGLLVQLYSLLSEHSWGMGDLGDLASLARWAGRTHGAGFIQVNPLHAAVPGTPTDPSPYRPSSRRFPDPVHLRIEDVPEYADCPDREALAALAGQGGVLRHRVLEEGALIDRDAVWDLKRQALELLYAVPRTPERAAAYARFRAEQGPALDRHAAWCASAAGQEPREHGDFHRWLVWLTDTQLAAAQRAAREAGMAVGIVHDLAVGVHPDGSDALTGPFHARHVSVGAPPDAFNARGQDWGLPPWRPDRLADTGYAPFQALLRGVFRYAGALRIDHVMGLFRLWWIPEGTPPAEGTYVGYDGEAMLAVLVLEAHRAGALVIGEDLGTVEPGVRQALARRGILGTSVLWFERDWAGGGKPLAPQDWRADCLATTTTHDLPPTAAKLAGSHVELRDGLGLLTRPVELERAEDAADTAEWLEVLEGLGLEAKGEEAAVLALYGFLLRTPARLVGVWLPDTVGDRRPQNLPGTWDQYPNWRMPVADEGGRPLTLEALTASPRANALLRAVRAGARPRTAPPGARCV from the coding sequence ATGGACGACCTGGACCGGCTCGCGGCCCTGCACGGCATCGCCACCGCCTACCAGCCCGCGAAGGACGTCACCGTCCAGGTGCCGCGGGCCACGGTCACCGCCGTGCTCGGACTGCTCGGCGTGGTCGTCGACACCCCCGAGGACGTGCGGGTGCGCCGGGAAGCCGCCGAACAGGAGGCGGCGGCCCGGCTGCTGCCGCCCGTCCTGGTGCACTGGGAGGGCGGACCGCCGCCTCCCGCGCTGGCCGCGCTGCCGCCCGGCACCCGGATCCGCCTGGAGCCGGAGGGTGCGCCGCAGGAGCCCGCCGAATGGGTGACCGGCCCGGCCGGGCCGCTGCCCCAGGGGCTGCCGCTGGGCGTCCACCGGATCACCGCCACCCTCCCGGACGGCCGCACCGCCGCGGCCGCCCTCGTGGCCGCCCCCGACCGGGCCCCGGCGGCGCCCGAACGGGCCCACGGGTTGCTCGTCCAGCTCTACTCGCTCCTCTCGGAGCACTCCTGGGGCATGGGCGACCTCGGGGACCTCGCCTCGCTCGCCCGCTGGGCCGGCCGGACCCACGGAGCCGGCTTCATCCAGGTCAACCCGCTGCACGCGGCCGTGCCGGGGACGCCGACCGACCCCTCCCCGTACCGCCCCTCCTCGCGCCGCTTCCCCGACCCGGTGCACCTGCGGATCGAGGACGTCCCGGAGTACGCCGACTGCCCCGACCGGGAGGCCCTCGCCGCCCTCGCCGGACAGGGCGGCGTACTGCGCCACCGGGTGCTGGAGGAGGGCGCGCTGATCGACCGGGACGCCGTCTGGGACCTCAAGCGGCAGGCCCTGGAACTGCTGTACGCCGTCCCGCGCACCCCGGAACGCGCCGCCGCCTACGCGCGGTTCCGTGCGGAGCAGGGCCCGGCCCTGGACCGGCACGCCGCCTGGTGCGCCTCCGCGGCCGGGCAGGAACCCCGGGAGCACGGCGACTTCCACCGCTGGCTGGTCTGGCTGACGGACACCCAGCTCGCTGCCGCCCAGCGGGCCGCCCGGGAGGCCGGGATGGCCGTGGGCATCGTGCACGACCTGGCCGTCGGGGTGCACCCCGACGGCTCGGACGCCCTCACGGGCCCCTTCCACGCCCGGCACGTCTCCGTGGGCGCCCCGCCCGACGCCTTCAACGCCCGCGGCCAGGACTGGGGACTGCCCCCGTGGCGCCCGGACCGGCTGGCCGACACCGGGTACGCCCCGTTCCAGGCCCTGCTGCGCGGGGTGTTCCGGTACGCGGGCGCCCTGCGCATCGACCACGTCATGGGCCTGTTCCGGCTCTGGTGGATCCCGGAGGGCACCCCGCCCGCGGAGGGCACGTACGTCGGCTACGACGGCGAGGCGATGCTGGCGGTCCTGGTGCTGGAGGCCCACCGGGCCGGGGCGCTGGTCATCGGCGAGGACCTCGGGACGGTGGAGCCGGGGGTCCGGCAGGCGCTGGCCCGGCGCGGGATCCTCGGCACCTCGGTGCTCTGGTTCGAGCGGGACTGGGCCGGCGGCGGGAAGCCGCTCGCACCGCAGGACTGGCGGGCCGACTGCCTGGCCACCACGACCACCCACGACCTGCCGCCCACGGCCGCCAAGCTGGCCGGGTCCCACGTCGAACTCCGGGACGGGCTCGGCCTGCTGACGCGCCCCGTGGAGCTGGAGCGGGCGGAGGACGCCGCCGACACCGCGGAGTGGCTGGAGGTGCTGGAGGGGCTCGGACTGGAGGCCAAGGGCGAGGAGGCCGCCGTTCTGGCCCTGTACGGGTTCCTGCTGCGCACCCCGGCCCGGCTGGTCGGCGTGTGGCTGCCGGACACGGTGGGGGACCGGCGGCCGCAGAACCTTCCGGGCACCTGGGACCAGTACCCCAATTGGCGGATGCCGGTCGCCGACGAGGGCGGACGGCCGCTGACCCTGGAGGCGCTGACCGCCTCGCCCCGGGCGAACGCCCTGCTGAGGGCGGTGCGCGCCGGAGCGCGGCCCCGTACGGCACCCCCGGGCGCGCGCTGCGTTTAG
- a CDS encoding MarR family winged helix-turn-helix transcriptional regulator, with the protein MSDAATPQAPPKSTPAAADAVDAIIGQWYAVRPELETAPMAVFGRIFRIGRAVGDAMEEAYGRYGISRGEFDVVGTLRRSGAPYTLSPRQLSATLMLTTGGMTGRLDKLEKAGLLCRKPDPHDRRGLQVTITDRGLALVDEAVTAGLEVQRAALTGLGDEEVEILSGLLRKLLAGSEGATGP; encoded by the coding sequence ATGAGCGACGCCGCCACCCCCCAGGCACCCCCGAAGAGCACCCCGGCCGCGGCCGACGCCGTCGACGCGATCATCGGCCAGTGGTACGCGGTGCGCCCCGAACTGGAAACCGCGCCCATGGCCGTCTTCGGACGGATCTTCCGGATCGGCCGGGCCGTGGGCGACGCCATGGAAGAGGCGTACGGGCGCTACGGCATCTCGCGCGGGGAGTTCGACGTGGTCGGAACGCTGCGCCGCTCCGGCGCCCCGTACACGCTCTCGCCCCGCCAGCTGTCGGCCACGCTGATGCTCACCACGGGCGGCATGACGGGGCGTCTGGACAAGCTGGAGAAGGCCGGCCTGCTGTGCCGCAAGCCCGATCCGCACGACCGGCGGGGGCTCCAGGTGACGATCACCGACCGCGGCCTCGCGCTCGTCGACGAGGCCGTCACCGCCGGGCTGGAGGTGCAGCGCGCCGCCCTCACCGGGCTGGGCGACGAGGAGGTCGAGATCCTGTCCGGCCTGCTCCGCAAGCTACTGGCCGGGTCCGAGGGCGCGACGGGGCCCTGA
- a CDS encoding EamA family transporter yields the protein MKRFTTVALTALAPVSWGSTYAVATELLPPDRPLFTGAMRALPAGLLLVALSRTLPKGAWWWKSAVLGTLNIGAFFPLLFLSAYRLPGGVAAVLGAAGPLFVVGLAALLLGERASLRTVLAAVVGAFGVSMVVLTAEARLDLVGVIAGVVSSASMGAGTVMAKRWGRPEGVGPLAVTGWQLTAGGLVIIPIAALVEGAPPALDGKAFLGYGYMMLINTGIAYWLWFRGIGQLTATSVTLLGPLSPLTAAVIGWAALGQALSPVQLVGMAIAFGATVAGQLFVAKAAQPFSSTEKNDRNISMDLSDERVRR from the coding sequence ATGAAGCGCTTCACCACCGTCGCCCTGACGGCCCTCGCGCCCGTCTCCTGGGGCTCGACCTACGCCGTCGCCACCGAACTGCTGCCGCCCGACCGGCCGCTGTTCACCGGGGCGATGCGCGCCCTCCCCGCCGGGCTGCTGCTCGTGGCCCTCTCCCGCACGCTGCCCAAGGGCGCCTGGTGGTGGAAGTCCGCCGTCCTCGGCACGCTCAACATCGGGGCCTTCTTCCCCCTGCTGTTCCTCTCCGCCTACCGGCTCCCCGGCGGTGTCGCGGCCGTGCTCGGCGCCGCCGGACCACTGTTCGTCGTCGGGCTCGCCGCCCTGCTCCTGGGGGAGCGGGCGAGCCTGCGCACCGTGCTCGCCGCCGTCGTCGGGGCGTTCGGCGTGAGCATGGTGGTCCTCACCGCCGAAGCCCGGCTCGACCTGGTCGGCGTCATCGCGGGCGTGGTCTCCTCCGCCTCCATGGGGGCGGGCACGGTCATGGCCAAGCGCTGGGGCCGCCCGGAGGGCGTCGGGCCGCTGGCCGTGACCGGGTGGCAGCTCACCGCGGGCGGGCTGGTCATCATCCCGATCGCCGCCCTGGTCGAGGGGGCGCCGCCCGCCCTCGATGGCAAGGCCTTCCTCGGCTACGGCTACATGATGCTGATCAACACCGGGATCGCGTACTGGCTCTGGTTCCGCGGCATCGGGCAGCTCACCGCCACCTCGGTCACCCTGCTCGGACCGCTCTCCCCGCTCACCGCCGCCGTCATCGGCTGGGCGGCCCTCGGGCAGGCGCTGTCCCCCGTGCAGCTGGTGGGCATGGCGATCGCCTTCGGCGCCACCGTCGCGGGTCAGCTGTTCGTCGCCAAAGCCGCCCAACCGTTCAGTTCTACTGAAAAGAACGATCGAAACATTTCGATGGACCTGAGTGATGAGCGGGTGCGACGGTAG
- a CDS encoding DMT family transporter, with the protein MDRVRTVSHGSTTATGKKGAAGLGVLLALLATVVWSGSFVATRGMADHVPPVQAVFWRWIIATLAVAPFAARQAWQQRALIREHLGYIALATLFGVTLYNTLVHQAGLTTSASNMGMIMAASPVVMALYARLGGERLGARRTFGLLLAALGVLLLVGDGSLGFDFGAGDLWMFGAALSFATYSALLKRKPAEIGGLAFLITTFVLGALMLAPAYAVSVAVQGGFEVSATTAGPLLYVGVFSSAVAFFAWNKAVSVIGAARAGVVYYLQPVCVAGLGLLFLGERTGPAQLLCMALILGGVGLGSAVPVRPASVRR; encoded by the coding sequence ATGGACCGCGTCCGCACCGTTTCGCACGGCAGCACCACAGCCACGGGCAAGAAGGGGGCCGCCGGACTCGGCGTACTCCTCGCCCTGCTCGCGACGGTCGTGTGGTCCGGCAGCTTCGTCGCCACCCGGGGCATGGCCGACCACGTCCCGCCCGTCCAGGCCGTCTTCTGGCGCTGGATCATTGCCACCCTCGCGGTCGCCCCCTTCGCCGCCCGCCAGGCCTGGCAGCAGCGGGCCCTGATCCGCGAGCACCTCGGCTACATCGCCCTCGCCACGCTCTTCGGCGTCACCCTCTACAACACCCTCGTGCACCAGGCCGGCTTGACCACCTCCGCCTCCAACATGGGCATGATCATGGCCGCCTCACCGGTCGTCATGGCGCTCTACGCCCGCCTCGGCGGGGAACGCCTCGGCGCCCGGCGCACCTTCGGACTGCTGCTCGCCGCCCTCGGCGTGCTGCTGCTGGTCGGGGACGGCTCCCTCGGCTTCGACTTCGGCGCCGGCGACCTGTGGATGTTCGGCGCCGCCCTCTCCTTCGCCACGTACAGCGCGCTGCTCAAGCGCAAGCCCGCCGAGATCGGCGGACTGGCCTTCCTGATCACCACCTTCGTGCTCGGCGCGCTGATGCTGGCCCCCGCCTACGCCGTCTCCGTCGCCGTCCAGGGCGGCTTCGAGGTCTCCGCCACGACGGCCGGACCCCTGCTCTACGTCGGGGTGTTCTCCTCGGCCGTCGCCTTCTTCGCCTGGAACAAGGCGGTCTCGGTCATCGGGGCGGCCCGCGCCGGAGTCGTCTACTACCTCCAGCCGGTCTGCGTGGCAGGCCTCGGCCTCCTGTTCCTCGGCGAGCGGACCGGCCCGGCGCAGCTGCTGTGCATGGCGCTGATCCTCGGAGGGGTCGGGCTGGGGAGTGCCGTGCCGGTCAGGCCGGCCAGTGTCCGGCGGTAG